The Mytilus edulis chromosome 5, xbMytEdul2.2, whole genome shotgun sequence genomic interval ATAAAACACATCTGAGCATACACCCTGAACAGAACAACCAAAACTGTGAAAGGTCAACTACTTTTAGTTCTATTTACATTACAATGCATCATTTAATGaaagcgatttttttttattttccacgAGCAAAACGAAAGGTGTATTCCTTTCCAGAGTACACGATTTCATCCCGATATTTGACAAGGTTTGTGTTGCGCAATCTTGTTTGTTTGCGATTTGCTTTGTTGTTAATCTTGTCGTCGTTCTTCTTTTGGTAATGGctttgtcttttgtttgtttttaacttCTTCTTAAATTCATTGTTTTGTCTTCTGTTTGTTTTGCACTTCTTATTGTGGTCATTGTTTTGTCTTCTATTTGTTTTGCACTTCTTATTGTGGTCATTGTTTTGTCTTCTATTTGTTTTGCACTTCTTATTGTGGTCATTGTTTTGTCTTCTATTTGTTTTGCACTTCTTATTGTGGTCATTGTTTTGTCTTCTATTTGTTTTGCACTTCTTATTGTGGTCATTGTTTTGTCTTCTATTTGTTTTGCACTTCTTATTGTGGTCATTGTTTTGTCTTCTATTTGTTTTGCACTTCTTCTTGTGGTCATTGTTTTGTCTTCTATTTGTTTTGCACTTCTTATTGTGGTCATTGTTTTGTCTTCTATTTGTTTTGCACTTCTTATTGTGGTCATTGTTTTGTCTTCTATTTGTTTTGCACTTCTTATTGTGgtcattgttttgttttctatttgttttgcaCTTCTTATTGTGgtcattgttttgttttctatttgttttgcaCTTCTTCTTGTGGTCATTGTTTTGTCTTCTATTTGTTTTGCACTTCTTATTGTGGTCATTGTTTTGTCTTCTATTTGTTTTGCACTTCTTATTGTGGTCATTGTTTTGTCTTCTATTTGTTTTGCACTTCTTCTTGTGGTCATTGTTTTGTCTTCTGTTTGTTTTGCACTTCTTATTGTGgtcattgttttgttttctatttgttttgcaCTTCTTATTGTGGTCatggttttgttttctatttgttttgcaCTTCTTCTTGTGGTCatggttttgttttctattttttttgcacTTCTTCTTGTGGTCatggttttgttttctatttgttttgcaCTTCTTCGTGTGGTCatggttttgttttctatttgttttgcaCTTCTTCTTGTGGTCatggttttgttttctatttgttttgcaCTTCTTCGTGTGgtcattgttttgttttctatttgttttgcaCTTCTTCTTGTGgtcattgttttgttttctatttgttttgcaCTTCTTCGTGTGGTCatggttttgttttctatttgttttgcaCTTCTTCGTGTGgtcatggttttgtttgtttttcgcTTCTTCctgtgtttatgtttttttttctttggtttgtTTTGTGCTTCTTCTTGTGGTCatggttttgttttctctttgttTTAGCGTTTCTTCTTGTGGTCATTGTTTTGCACTTCTTCTTTTGGTCATTGTTTTGTCTTCTATTTGTTTTGCACTTCTTATTGTGGTCATTGTTTTGTCTTCTATTTGTTTTGCACTTCTTCTTGTGGTCatggttttgttttctatttgttttgcaCTTCTTCTTGTGGTCatggttttgttttctatttgttttgcaCTTCTTCGTGTGGTCatggttttgttttctatttttttttgcacttcttCGTGTGGtcatggtttttgtttgtttttcgcTTCTCCCtgtgttcatgttttttttttctttggtttgtTTTGTGCTTCTTCTTGTGGTCatggttttgttttctatttgttttgcaCTTCTTCTTGTGATCATGGttatgttttctatttgttttgtgCTTCTTCTTGTGGTCatggttttgttttctatttgttttagcGCTTCTTCTTGTGGTCatggttttgttttctatttgttttagcGCTTCTTCTCGTGATCatggttttgttttctatttgttttagcGCTTCTTCTTGTGGTCatggttttgttttctatttgttttagcGCTTCTTCTTGTGATCatggttttgttttctatttgttttagcGCTTCTTCTTGTGGTCAtggttttgtaatattttttacaaatcttCTTGTGGTAATGGTTgtgtcttttgtttgttttgcgCATCTACTTAATTTGTTCATTATtctatctttatattttagcaatcCAATATTCTCATTTTTTGTGTGttcctattgtttttgttttcattatttgtttgcCGTTTATTCTGTATTCTAGGTCCATCattttctattctgtaaaccccattcagaACCACATGTGTGACTTAAACATTCCTTACTTTTCTTGGAAATCACTTTATAAGGATTATGTTACAAGTATGCACTGTAATTTGAACAAGTTTCATAATGTTCAGCGTTTAACTTACATTTAACAACGTTTAATTTAAACTTTATTGAGCATTCTGGCTGTGGGTGGAATATTCCGAGCTTTTTATCGCCCTTCCTTTTTAATTTGATAACATATTAGTTCTCTTTGAAGCTACCTACAACCTGAGCCTACCACATTTTGCGCCCAAATGATTAAAGTGAAACCATGCACGCTATCCTGTTTTCAAGATGTCAAATTGAAGGTGTTCCAATTCAAAATTAGCACTGCAGTTTCTATGACAATTTCAGCGATCAGTCATATATCACATTAAgatataaaacataaaagacTTTTTGCAATACCACGATCTGTCATGcaaattaaaattatgatatgACCTTGTTACATGCGATATAAACCATATTTTTACGCAGaagtaatggtaaaaaaaaatgtcaatttgacATGATTTAAGTATTTCCTTGTTCCATGTGATTATGTAATcaagaaaaaagtgaaaatagtgCATATTGCTTAATCATTACAAAAATAGAAGTATTGTCAATATTTACTTCCTTTTAGTGTTAGTGGATAAATTTTAAACTAAGGGTGGGGTCACTTAAAGTATGTTGGCATCTCACTAATCGATGTCGGgttcaaatattgtcattttaaattaaaatatagatctctgatttcgttatactatggggtaattgcatgaatattggggaatattgtcccgagtagaattttatattgcacgagcttgcgagtgcaatatatgatCTAcgcgggacaatattccccaatactCATGCAATAACTCTTTtaatgtatagcaatataatattggtttaaactaagattttgtcggtGATGACGTCATGAGTTttaaagatttattgcactagtgcaatattggaatttattgcacgctaacttttggttactttctgttggccactaaaactcagaaaccgtaagttgtagccacctaggatcttcaccaatgaTCATCAATTCACGTGACCATGAAAATCGACCTAAGGTCAAAGGTAAAGGGTAtgacctagattttgaccttaGCTTGTCATCGAATTTTCTCAATAACCGTAAAAGATGGCTGATAAAATGTAACGAAGAAAATGTGTGTCTTGTCGAGATAAACATTTGTTATATTGGGTCCAAAATTATTGGACCAACTATCATGGACCTAGGCCACCAAAACTGTTTTTCGGGTCCGAAATGACgattttttgcttataactcaaaagagGTTAGAGATAGAATGAAACTGAATTGCATAAATGTTCAGCATAAGAAGATCTATAAAATTATGTCAAGGTCAGAGTTCAAGGTCCATAGCAACGCCATAAAACACCTTAGcaaccttatattttttttaacttagaaggctatgaataatataaatatgcaatttttaatactggaaatgacatttttgtccctagcaacgacatacaagtccttagcaatcacttatttttttaactttaaagacTATGAAAAGTGCGTATCACATTCATAATGTTGAAGTAATATTTTTATCCTTATGAATGATTTTGTCCTTAACAACCAATTGTTAAGAACATAAAAGTCCTTAgcaacaatattttttaaactaagaaGACTATCAATAAAAGttaaaaggaaagacctttcaattgttcgTGAACAATTgacttttaactttatttattttcattacctGTGTAGGATATGACGCagttttttcaaaagtgatgattttctataaattgtttaatattcCACAGTGGTATCTTACTTTAACTTGGATTAAACctgtatatatttcttttgacCTTAATTATATATCCgttataaattttattaactatgaatttgcattcaggtatcgaaGATCAagtttattcgttcattgtgtgttaatttgcgttttttgattgagttaaaccttccaattgatattttatattgtgtttttctatgttgtgatgttatactattgttacagaaaagggagaaggtttggtaccattaaaacgtttaatcccgctgcaaatgtttgcacctgtccttagtcaggaatctgatgtacagtaattgTCGTTTATTTACGTagttatacgtgtttctcgttttcatatagattataccgttggttttcccgtttgaatggttttactaatttttggggccctttatagcttgctgttcggtgtgagccaaggccgtaccttgacctataatggtttacttttataatttttgatttgggtggagagttgtctaattggcactcataccacatatcttcctatatctatatcatgagtataaaatacattttcgctttattaaaatttcatagcagattttggcagtaaAAATTactatattttcatttgtaaaaagaaatataaatttttcattatcaGACATATGTAAAAAAATCTCATCAACAATATTAGCATGGTTAAACATAACATTAcgaatatcagaatatacaggACAGTTTAGCAAAACATAATTTTCATCTTCAACGCATAGGTGCTTGAGAACAGGATCCTGTTATGAGCCCCCCATAGTCCCTTTCCCTAATTATCATTAATCTcagattttttaatatatatcacttatttgtaccatatatatactaatatacctCAATGTCATCAGTACAGTTAAAACATAATCTAGCTTCAAAATCAATAATTTCATAACGACCAGTTTCAATTCTGATTGGTGCTACACCATATCTAAATTTTGCTAAAGCACTCCTGTATCTAACTGACcaatatattaaaaatcaaataattttctaCGCCATATACATTTTTGAACATTCTATATGTacgttatttatttttatcatctgACATAATCTTCTCATACCATTCTTccttaaatttttcaaaacatacattttcaatattcttAATTAAATCCTTGTTTAAAATAGCACCATTGCACTCAAGGCCGtagctaggcatcttattttagtaaggcaaaataattgagctgagcgaaaaaaaaaatttggagggtaaaaaatgaatggtgcaaaatctgcattctaggcatttttagagagtttgataaagttttgaatttggacactttttatataaatttttcattttttaagacttttactaacaccaaatttttaacaactttatttaaatttatatgtaagataatcatccaaatatcactgatttgagtctgctgccagaacgtagaacaaacatcgattcagtagagttttccaaatttttctatggccggttcagtcaaatcgtttcagaatcataatttggtcggctgatatccttatcgcgatgaacatggagcatggcaagaccgcacaatctcgcgccactcatgcatgctcttttccaagttttcagttgTTTCaaggcagtctgtgtttctaaaggtagcacatcatcatcaacacaatgatcaatgtcttcttccaattccttctccaccagcaattcggtagcagcatcggtagtaacagttttgtttgcaaaagggaattaagctttcctgtaagcaccatcatacagtcgcagttacaaaatattaaactcgcttttatgcttacaaagagtagacaaactagggatagaatgagataagatacatgtatatgattctatctatagagtaagtatatatatatgggtacaggggaattggaatggagtttttgacgtttgtacatgtagttccgtaatttcaaattatttctggaaatagttggtggtattttagttccagaatctataaatttaggggttatgGTTTGGGGGtctccgattccgaaaccccgaatataaagtaacgaaattccgtagtcccgaataagtaaagacaaaatcctgtgttaaaggttcttccattcctcaataatatcaaattggaatatgggatattctttcaatttttaaggttaaagaaacatggataaaaactaatccatgtattcatgtttcatattatttatatttcatttatctgtaaagagaaagtttaaagttcgtgaaatgaatacgcagacaggactgcccccttgcgatgcccagtacttgatttgtcaaaagttgatGAAACGGAAAAATGAATActcagacaggactgcccccttccgaagaccagtactttatttgtcagtctacttatcgttttttgattgttctaatgaagttatatacaatactcagactctgtttactataattattccttctttaccttcagtgtcgcttttcccttttctgcaagagcctgtttttaactaaagatccatgatgattatcgttactaggttaatgtaatcgagaaacatcacccgttgagatgctgagttatatccaggaagaatcatagtttaaaaggaatgatgacaagttatagaaattaaggttgagacagaacaacaaatgactacatgtattatatttatatatatatgtataaaaaaaaaatcagtgtcgaaattttagtgaggcaattgcctcacttgaattgcctcacttgcctcaagggtagctacGGCCTTGACATATATTCCATATCAAgttcttttaacttattttttacttttaaatgacatttttttgaaactttttttacaTGCGTTAtccatatatacatttttttatttactctTACATCATTCATTGATTAAAACGTGTCCAGTTTCTAAAAACACTAGTCCCCTGTTTGATTTTGCATGGCATCCAGCACATGTCAACACACAAAGGCATATTAGGCGTGTATTTTCTTACACCCATGTAAAACGCATGGCTATATTTTTAATACTATTTATACATGAAAAGTCTCGTGTTCCCGATATAGAGGCACCAATCTATTACAGACCATACAAgtgtatcaaataattttgtaaatgtacAATATTGAAAACCACCATTAGCTTTACATTTAGATATTAACAGACCCAATaagtggtccgagaccacaattatttcgtagtgcatttaaATGTTATGCAAATTAAAATAATCCCACCTGCACTTTCTCaataatttttttacagtgtgtttgttgtactacttttgggacaaattatatcaaaattatagaaaacttcataggctcttactcaaaatatggacaattttatgttaagggggtcttgaaatcttttgacagcttccgaagtgctaatttttaacctttttcaactggaccaaatcactactttgctttaaaattcatgacccaaATTATTTGACAGTGTCATTTCATCCCTTGACTTGCTaattgaggcataaaacatggggAAATACATTTTGAAGGGGTAtacaaaaaattggcaagtaacacactgtccacactagggactacatttgtgacaattgtggtctcggaccaacaTGACCAAGTAGCTGTTTCTTAAAGATATAGCGAGTGTAGAAACACTGATGAATTGTAAATTGTTTAACAACACTCAGCCAACACAAGATACGAAACCAAAAATGTTTATGGTAGAATGACGAAACCAAAAATGTTTATGGTAGAATAACGAAATCTCAAATACAGTTTTTGGTCAATTCGTTTTACCGACTTTACATGTAAGATTTCGTTTTTCTTCCATTAAGAAAGTATTCGAATCAAATCAACAAAACAGGTGTATGTATTCAGCTACATACATAAGCGATCATAAGCATTCAGCTACATACATAAGCGATCATAAGCATTCAGCTACATACATAAGCATTCAGCTACATACATAGCATTGGCGGacccagaacttttcataagtgGGTGTCCACTGTCTGCACCTAAGAGCTGCTCGAGTCATTATTCAGTGAGTACCTAAATAAGCAACACAAAGGGGGCCCTGCCCCCTAAATCGGTCTCTACATAATGCATGCCTATCGACCATTCGTGATTGCCATagttaaacttttgtttttaaaaacaatactGTTAATTTGCGAATACCATGAACTTTcgaatgaaaatatcaaaatttccaAACATGTACTTTTACAGTGTTATTGATACTGGCACGCACGACCATCGTCATCAAAACCTTAATCATAATCACAGAAAAATAATTTGCctccttttctttttatttatacagttcgtaaattattttattaaattattcgTTTTACAtgcatgttgaaggccgtacattggtctataatggtttacttttttttttttttttaaattgttatttgggtggagatttgtctcattggcactcacaccacatcttcctatatctatgctCATGGTATGATTATTGTATATGTTCTCATATTGTGTTATAAAGAAAACTTCATATATAAGTATGATGTACTTGTGTCTCATCCATTTTGCTTAAATTTAGCAAATAAAATAACCAAACTGCTGTGTATTTgttgacaataaaaatatatagaaaaacgaCCATCAAACATAATATTTCATCTTTGACTAAAGCAGTCAACCGGACAAATAATAACCCAAaatactgattgattgattgttatatGTTACATCAAGTGGTGACTATTTTATGCATGTTCAGCACAGATATAGCacaatgtaaaataatattaaacaaaCTTATCTTTTCTAAAAGTATTCACCCTTGAAATTTCTTCCAATAGGAAGCAATTTGTTTTATCTTAACGAGAAACTATTGTtgaaaattcaattaaacttGTAATGTCATTGGTTTGTGCTAAAAATATTTCTTGTTGGCGAaatttatttcattcataaagTATTCCACATTTTTTAAACGTATCATTTATTAATGTAGAATATATATTTCCCGTGCTTATTCATACTGCaataataagaaataagataTGAATTGTAGTGATTAATTGTTTAACATCAAAGATCAAACAAATGCAATAATTGCCTTTAAAATAGATATAGTCAATATTTCAAATTAGGAAGCCATTTTTCAAATACGCCTGCCTTATCACAAGCAAATATTACACCTTGTTTTAATTCAGacttttaattattaattatttttacaaCTGCACTGTGTATTCTTACTACAACTTAACC includes:
- the LOC139525029 gene encoding M protein, serotype 6-like; translation: MTTRRSAKQIENKTMTTRRSAKQIENKTMTTRRSAKQIENKTMTTRRSAKQIENKTMTTRRSAKQIENKTMTTRRSAKQIENKTMTTRRSAKKIENKTMTTRRSAKQIENKTMTTIRSAKQIENKTMTTIRSAKQTEDKTMTTRRSAKQIEDKTMTTIRSAKQIEDKTMTTIRSAKQIEDKTMTTRRSAKQIENKTMTTIRSAKQIENKTMTTIRSAKQIEDKTMTTIRSAKQIEDKTMTTIRSAKQIEDKTMTTRRSAKQIEDKTMTTIRSAKQIEDKTMTTIRSAKQIEDKTMTTIRSAKQIEDKTMTTIRSAKQIEDKTMTTIRSAKQIEDKTMTTIRSAKQTEDKTMNLRRS